A single Aspergillus puulaauensis MK2 DNA, chromosome 7, nearly complete sequence DNA region contains:
- the EFG1 gene encoding Efg1 domain-containing protein (BUSCO:EOG09264UKL;~COG:S;~EggNog:ENOG410PSH4;~InterPro:IPR019310;~PFAM:PF10153;~go_process: GO:0006364 - rRNA processing [Evidence IEA]), producing MPKDFDPKHPKRKTPYSKQKPKTSQSQEREEKQYPSVNDLKRRIRDVKRLLAKTDLPADKRIIQERALSGYEKELADEERRRERSRMIKKYHFVRFLDRKTATKEVNKLTRKRDELAKPTDESIDEGTRKKKLEKLDARLHIARVNLNYTIYYPLTEKYISIYAEKKKSKGEKGGQDEDGDQDMEEEEEQERQGEDGLSASATAEKLAMWRTVEKCMEGGTLDLLREGQLGLNGEKESAEKNKAESSKKSAGEKKANTKEKADVKASKTKTRQGKSTKHSGPAPADEGDESDGGFFEM from the exons ATGCCCAAAGACTTCGATCCCAAACACCCCAAGCGCAAAACGCCCTACTCAAAGCAAAAACCCAAaacctcccaatcccaagAGCGTGAAGAAAAACAATACCCCTCCGTGAACGACCTCAAACGCCGCATCCGCGATGTCAAGCGCCTTCTCGCAAAAACCGATCTCCCCGCCGATAAGCGCATCATCCAGGAACGTGCGCTATCCGGCTATGAGAAGGAATTGGCGGATGAGGAGAGAAGGCGCGAGCGGTCGAGGATGATTAAGAAATATCATTTTGTTCGGTTTTTGG ACCGCAAAACAGCCACGAAGGAAGTCAACAAACTTACACGGAAACGCGATGAGCTAGCGAAACCCACAGATGAAAGTATCGACGAGGgaacgagaaagaagaagctcgagaaACTCGATGCGCGACTGCACATTGCTAGAGTGAACTTGAATTATACCATCTATTACCCGCTCACGGAGAAGTATATTTCGATTTacgcggagaagaagaagagtaagGGGGAAAAGGGTGGGCAAGATGAGGACGGAGATCAggatatggaagaagaagaagagcaagagagACAGGGTGAGGATGGGTTGAGCGCTAGTGCTACGGCAGAGAAGCTCGCTATGTGGCGGACTGTTGAGAAGTGTATGGAGGGTGGGactcttgatcttcttcgggaGGGACAGCTTGGGTTGAATGGCGAAAAGGAATCTGCAGAGAAGAACAAGGCGGAGAGTTCTAAGAAAAGTGCTGGTGAGAAGAAGGCTAATACTAAAGAGAAGGCGGATGTCAAGGCGAGCAAAACCAAAACCCGCCAAGGGAAAAGCACGAAACACAGTGGCCCGGCACCGGCTGATGAGGGTGATGAGAGCGATGGTG